TGCCcgttgaattttttgaataaaataatgcatAATACGTTACTGCGGAATACGTTTATTCTACTTCTGTAAATTTTCGAAAGAatatattattttggtgaattggATGAAATAATGACTTATTTTGGTCAAAGAGTCACATTGCGCTCACGGTAATGAAATGATCTTAACCAATCACTAAAACAATTGTACTGCGTGAGAATTTGCCTTTGAAGTTTAACCGTTATAGATTATGCAAAAATCAAGTACTTTAGAAGATTAAAATCATTAAAACTAGAGAAAATGATCCAAGTGTTAAAATAATTTTCAATATTCtaataatgtttttaaaatattattttatataaTTAATGAAGACTTTTATGACCGCGCTTCTTTCTCTCAATGTTGCAGTTTAAACTTGACTTAAACATAAAATTTTGAATGTAATCATGTTAGGACATTGGTGTTAAGATCACTGAATTAATGTCACAGAAATCAACTTTTCAATATAGTCATCTAGTAAGCTGTACGAAAGAGAGACATAAGTTACACATATTCTCTCTATGCTTTCTCTCTCTAAGGTTCTCGGTGCACGTTAGTAAACATACGCCGAGGGAGCTTCAACCATGGCGAGAGGACGTGGACGAGGGCGAGGGAGTGGACGGCCCAAGAAGATACCACTAGTTACGTTCAGAAGTTCTGTAGGTGCTCGAATGATTAATGACTAATAAAACCCACTGAGGCCAGTTACCCATCAATATGGGGGTTCTCAACAAGACGGAAATTGGATCCTCATCGGGACAGAGCAATGTTACAAAAAAGCTCAATATGTCTGGATCTAGCCAAAAATTGTCGGATTCTACGGTACAAACACCTGGAGCTACATCATCTGGTACTAAAGCGGCGACTGAAAGGGTGAAAGAAGCTGGATCTACAGCACTGACAGATAGACCAGATCCAACTGCTGATGGAATTGAGGAAGCTACTAGTCCGAAACCTCAACCCGGTTCCATGGACTAATCTCTTCACCAAAAATAGGGCAGCTTTTAATGGCCTTGCATTGGACTATGTCCCGCCCCAAATGGTGAACGGAAAACCGGTGGTCCAACTTGCTCAGGAAGATGTAGATAAAACACTCAGTAAGTGGAGCTACTCTATAATAACGTATTTCATCGGAGAAAATCCTGGATATAACACAATGGCTAGGTATATGCGTCAATTGGTCTAATGTTGCTGATCCTGATATATATATCTACATGAAGAAGGTTACTACTTCATTTGGTTTCAATCTATGGAGGATATGCTAGATGCATTTTATGATGGCCCTTATACCATCAACAACAAACCTATAATACTGAAACCTTGGACTCCAGATTTTGAGTACGCTACTGAATTTCCTAATGAGATTCCTTTGTAGATTAAATTTCCAAACTTACCGATGTCTTGTTGGGAAAAGGAATCGTTGAGCAGGATAGCTAGTGTTATTGGTAAGCCTGTATATGCCGATGAGTGCACTGCTATACAAACATGTATCTCGTTTGCTAGAATGCTCATTGAGGTAAACATTTCTAATCCCCTGCCTACTGAGATAACTGTTATAGAACCATGTGGGAGAGATATTACAGGATGTCTACTACGATTGGAAGCCTAAATATTGTCCTCAATATTCAGTGGTTGGACATTGTTGCCCTCCTAAGCGGGCAAAACCTGTAGATCCAGCCCCTAAGAGACCTCAAAGACCTAAAAAGGTGAATCGGGAATGGAAATCAAAGGGGGTGATACAAGTGACATACCTGCAACAGCTGAAGTGATATCTGAGACTACTATAAGTGCAGTTGTAGAGCAAAATTGTAGTGAGGAAACTCATAGTCCAGAGGTTACTAAACAAAATAGTTTTGAAATTGATCTAATTAATTTTCCTATATTAAGTTTTGTGCCTATGAAAATTGGTTTTGGAAGTTTACCATGTGGGACTACTAATAGCAGAGTACTAGTGCCAATCCCTCCTGATAAAGGAGGAACATCAAAAACTATCTAATGAGTTGGCTAGTATGGAATGTAAGGGGGATTAATAAGTGGTATAAGCAAAAAGAGATCAAGCATTATCTTAAAAATAAACACATCAAGCTTGCGGGAATTGTAGAAACAAGAGTTAAGAAGCACAAATTGTCTAAAGTGGCTTCAAATGTTTTCCCAGGATAAGGGCTAATTACTAACTATCAACATGCTGTTAATGGTAGGATTTGGGTCACCTGGGACACAAATTTCTATAGGGTTACTGAAATTAAGATAACTGCTCAGATCATCCATTGCTCTATTTGTGACTTAGCAGGTACTTTTTCTTGCATGTTTACTACTATCTATGGGTATAACTCTATAGAACGAAGGAGGAGGCTTTAGCTTGACTTGAGAGACATTGCACAGGGCATTAACTTGCCATGGGTCATATGTGGGGATTTTAATGCAATACTCCACTCAAATAATAGACTTATGGGTTCACCTATGACATTTTCTGAGATTAAATACTATACTAAATGCTTACATGACTTGCACCTTAATGAACTAGCCTGGAAGGGGGAGCATTACACATGATCAAGTAGAATCGATAGGGCTTTTGGGAATCATGAGTGGATGATGAAATGGGGTCATGTGCACCTCACTTATGATCTTCCGTAGTTCTTAGATCATGCACCAATGATCCTGATACTAGAGGCAATACACTGGACCATCAGAACTCGCTTGAGATTTTTCAACATTTGTGATAAACATTCTTCCTTTGCTGCTATTGTTAAGAATATCTGGAGACATCAATTAGCACCTGGTCTAATGGAAAACATCTGAAGGAAATTGCAGAAGTTAAGATAAGCTTTCAAAGCACTAAATAAGGAGGAATTTATGGGTATTAAGGGGAAAATTTCCAAGGGAAGGATGGAACTGTAGCAGATTCAAAATCAGATCACTAGACAATGCACAGACACTTTACTTCTACTTGAAAACAAAGCTTTACAAAATCTGGAGAAATAGTCCAATGTGGAGGAGAGTGTACTAAAGCAAAAATCCAAGGCTAGGTGGATCCAATTGGGAGATAGCAACAACAAATTCTTTTCAGCTATCATTAAGGAAAGGACTTACAAAAAACAAATACTAGAACTTACCTCACTTAATAGAGTAAAATTGACTGATCAAACATGTATGAAAGAAGAGATTATTGGCTTCTACAAATCACTAATGGGAGCAGCTGCTCATACCCTTCCTGCAGTAAACAAAGTAACTATGAGGAGAGGACCTGTCCTAAATCAGCTACAGGGAATACATTTGTGTAAGGATATCACTAACGATGAGATTCATGATGCACTTTTCTCTATTTGGGATGAAAAATCCCCTGGAGTAGATAGTTACAATGTATGTTTTTACAAAAAATCATGAGGCCTCATCAAAGAGGATATTTAGAAAGCTATTAAGGAATTCTTCACTATGCATAGAGCTATCAATTGCAATATACTTACCCTGGTTCCAAAAACTGCTGCTCCTTCACTTGCCAATTTCCAGTTGTGCTGTCCTTTACAAAATCATAGCAAAGATATTGACTGCTAGACTACAACATGTAATTGCATCAGTGATTAGTGAAGCTCAATCAGGGTTTATTCCGGACACGAAAATTTAGAGATAACATCACCTTAGAAACTAAATTGGTGAAAGCTTATACAATAAAATACATATCTCCAAGATGAATGGTAAAGATAGACTTGCAAAAAGCCTACGACTCTGTTGAATGGCCTTACTTGAAACAGGCAATGGAGGAACTGTGCTTCCCTAGTAAATTCATTGAATGGATCATGGCATGTGTACAAACTGTACATTACTCAATTGTGATTAATGGTGAACCTACTATCCCCTGCAATGCTGCCAAAGGACTTAGGCAAGGGGAACCTATTTCCTCTTTCCTATTTGCCATCTCCATGAAGTATCTTATCAGATCATTATCCGAGCTTAAGGAGAGTGAAGATTATAGATACCATCCTAGATGTGCCAAGCTTAGGATGTCACATCTATGCTTTGCTGACGACTTTCTTTTGTTTGCTAGAAGGGATCATAATTCTATTGCTGCTTTGTTGAAGGGTTTTAACAAGTTTTCCACTGCCTCTGGATTACAAGCtaacataagaaaaagttcaATTTATCTGGGTGGTGTCCTATACACAAAGAAAACCAGAATCTTGCAAGAATCTGGATTCACAACTGGTGAACTTCCATTTAAATGCCTAGGCATCCCCCTctctacacaaaaaaaaaaaaaactaataatcATCCAGTGGACCTCTCTATtggaaaaaatcattgcaaaaaTATCATCATGGACGGCCAGAAAACTCTCCTATACAAGAAGAATTCAGTTAGTCCAATCTGTACTCTTTGGGGTCCAATCATATTGGTCTCAACTATTTCTCATCCCTACCAAGATCCTAAAACTCATAGATTCCTACTGGAGAAGTTTTGTTTGGTCTGATACAAACTGTATCACTAAAAGGGCCCTGGTTGCCTGGGATAAGATCTGTGGCCCAAAGTCTAGTGGAGGATTAAATCTCATCAACATTCACTTATGGAACAAAGCAGCTATTGCAAAAGCATGCTGGGATCTTGCACATAAGCAGGATAAATTTAGGATCTAATGGATTCATTATTACTATATAAAAACCCATCGTGTATTCACTGCCCCCATCCCTGCTCAAGCTTTATGGATTATTAGGAAGATCATCTTAGCTAGGGAAACACTGCTACAAACCCACACAGAGAAGCAGAGGACACTATCCATTAGGGACATTTACTTAAAGTTGTTAGGTGACCATCCAAGAGTTCCCTGGAAATGTATAACCTTAGGTAATGGAGCTAGACCAAAAGCTTATGGCTACAACAACAGGATAGACTACATATCAATGATAGGATCATCAGATGGGGAATGGATATTGGACCCACTTGCAAACTATGCCAAATACTCTCTGAATTAAGAGATCATTTATATGTCCAATGTGAGTTTACAAGGAGATTATGGGTCAGTGTTATGCTATGGTTACAGAGACAGTGGAGTAATACTGATACATAGGCAAATCATCTCACCTGGGTCATCAAGAATTCGAAAAGAAAGTCCTAGGCTGCTCAACTTTTCAAAATGGTATATGCAGAAGTCATTTATGTGATTTGGATAGAGAAAAGCATGATGATTTTTGAAGCCAAAAGTAGACAGTGTGATGAGCTTGCAAGGGAGATAGCCTACATATGCAATATGCGAGCTCCTTCGAGGATCAAAGCTAAGATTCGACAGCTTATGTTCTAAATTTAGCCCTCTTATGTTTGTTGATTGTTGACTGAGTTTCGTTATTTAGATAGCAAATTGTGTTGTGGCTTAGCTATGGATTTGTAATGTTCTCCATTTGGTGATTAATAAAAGTTTGTTAGTTACCCAAAAAAAGAGAGACATAACAAAATTCTGGCACCTAAAAAAAAAGCATGCAACATTATACAAAAGGAAAGAAAGTCATATTTGGTTCTTCAACCATTTTTCATGTAAGACTATTCCTTATAAGCTACAATAATTACTCCCTCCGGGCTCAAGTTcataataagtgtccacttagggtgtgttcggtacggaGGAAAGCATTTTCAGATAATGTTTTCTAATTTTTTCATGTTAGTTTgataaataattttgaaaaatattttctttaggaaaacaagttccataaaaatgtgaaaaatgacttccctaataaaagtaggaAAAAAAAGTCCCACAAGTGGCATTCCACCAGCCACCCTACCATCACCaacccacccccaaccactcccaccACCCAACTCACGCCCACCCCAacccctccaatttttttttgttttttgtatttctacaccactaaccccccccccccccaccccaaacCCTGAGCAACACCCAACCACccctaaaaaaattaattttctttttaaaaatagttttgaaaagtttttttttcttggttttcAACCCCACCCCCTCGCACCCCAACCCTTccccaattttctatttaatatattttattttacttttataaaaaatgaaaaatttgcATGGTTAAATTTGGTGTGGAGTGGGTGAATGGTTGGGGGTGGTGTGGTGCGGGGTGGGTAAtataattttttcattttttataaaagtaaaataaaatatataaaataaaaaatttgagagggggtgggtggtggtgtggggtaggggtgggtgaagatgaggtgtgttCGAGGGTAGTGGTTGGGTGGGGTTGGAATTTGGTTGGGGGTGGGTGAGTGGTCTCTACTATCCAAccgaatatgagaaaataagtagaaattcacttattttccaagaacacttttTCCAGGAATacccaaccgaacatgagaaaataagtagaaattcacttattttccaagaacactttttccaggaaaacattttccatgtaaaacattttcctccatttcGAACAAACCCTTAGCCCTTTTATTTTGATTCCACTTATATAATCAAGAAGGAATAAACTTTATTTTTCCAGGTTTATCCATATTAAATGGTAAATGGTCAGATCTCAATGTGTCAATAGTAATATGCAAATTTTAATTAAgagtagtttagtcaaaatacctaTTTCTCCTAGGAGTTAGTATTTGCTTCAGGAGTGTGTTAAAGACTAAgttggacacttattttgaacagaAGAGAGTAGCAACTACTCCTTTTGTTTCTAAATAATTGATGTTTTAGGCTTTTcattgtttcaaaataagtggtgcgttaggatttcaagaagaaattaatcttattctttcaaaattaCCCTTATTTGTCTAACAAAGAACCATTAAGTAGCTTTTCTAGGAAAGAAGTAACTTAGAAAGAGGTAAAATTTGATTAGGGGTAAGTAAGTaaaacactcctaattttctACAAGCGAGAAATTTCTTAAAGAGTGTGCATAAGCTAAAAGcatcacttattatgaaacgaATGGAGTATTAGCCTTAGTGACAAGAGATTATAATACTTCACTTCATTAATTGTATTAAATATTTGAATCTAAAGTTTTCCTGAATCTGGATGACCGGTTAGATTATGATTAATGTTAGAAGAAAAGAAAACTGGCGCTGATATTAATAGCAGTCAAATTTATGCCTATGAAGAAACGAGGATTTGTTGTTGGATATGGGTTGAAATGATGATAGTATTAATATCTAAGTATATCATTTTGTACCTTTTGTTATTAAATACGACGTAAGTAGAGTTAATGATCTGAGTTTTTACCAACAAGTGCGAATCATTAACTTTGATCAGCATATTACGTGGGTGATTTAAAATTTTGACACACTTATTAAAAATAGTATTTAATAACATTAACTTCTTAATTGTATAACATCATTgagagattattattattattttgttattagtTATTGAAACAAGGATAGATAAAACAAAAATAAGTTGCTCTGTTAAAAGCATCACTTAGTGTGAACATAGTTTAAAATGAAGACATTGTATCTTAATTTAGCTTAATGGGAGTAGATCAATATAATCATTAGCCAGTTATTTCTAAACTATATAACAATGAAAGACTGATAGTTAACTTTGGAACGGTTTGATCTATAAGTTTGACTGGTCAAGAAATCTTAATAGAATTTGATTATAATATTTGAATTTAATTTTCTTAATCTAAATCACAATTTTGATACATTATCATAAATCTCCCTTATTTCTCTTTTATTGCAAATTGTGGAGAACTAGAGGTAGTAAAAGGGCATCAAAAACTAAATATGAGGTAGtcaattaaaaaaatgaaaagttaATTTTAGTGACGTAATCACACGTAAGCAATAGTAACAGCTCACATATGTTGACTGTAATCTTCCGACTTGCTATTACTCCAGCAggctatatatattttgtatcctGGCCCTGCTTTCTCCAGTGCTTCTTCCCTCTTTGATATCATGCGTCGAACTATTTCCAATAGAAATTTGTTTTCGCTGTCCGCTGCCACAAACAGCGGTAGCATGAGCTCATCATCTGCCGCTGCTAGTGGCAGCATGAGCTCATCTGCCGCCACAACGGCGGGCATCATGAGCTCATCATCTGCCACCGCGGCTGGTGGGACTACCAGTCGCGAAACACAACCTCCTAGTGAGACCAACAACAACGTCGTGAATGGCCATACGAGTGCGGTGAAGTTAATAAAGGAAAATGCTGTAGTTGTTGTAGCCACGCGTGGGTGTTATATGTGCCTTGTGGTGAAGAATTTGTTGCAAGATTTGGGTGTTAATACCACCGTTTTTGAGGTTGATGAGGCGGATAAAGCTGCCGTGTTGGAGGAGCTGTCCGAGATTGAGGGCCGCGAAGACAGCAACAATGACGATCCGGCGGAGTTGCCGGCGGTGTTTGTAGGAGGAAAGTTGTTAGGAGGGGTAGCCAAAGTGATGAATACTCATATCTCGGGTGGATTACTTCCCATGCTTAGGGAAGCTGGAGCCTTATGGCTTTGATTTAATTACTCATTCTAATGAGTTTTCGGTTAGaaaagaaattgcatgaattaatgttgtttggAATTTCATAAGGTATAGAAAAAACATGTTATTTTGAATATAATCAGACTGGTTGCTAGCTATCTAGCTAGATCTTTGACAAAGTTAGGGATATGTTTTCATAGTATTACTGTTCCCCATTTACTATCTATGACTTTGTTTAATTTGTTTCATGTTATGCAAAATGGATCAAAGAAATGATTTAGAGAAATATTTGTCTTTCTGTTTTAATTTGTTAATTTTACTTTCCTTTGAAgtccgttaaaaaaaaaaagtctcatTCCCTTTTTGACAAATCTGGACTTTCCACATGTCAATGTTCAAAACTACAAGATTAAATGTTATTTTCGTACATTCtatatatctttaatttaagacctcaaaatttaaattttttctttactttcttaaactcagtgtcaaatcaaaaccaaacaaacaaattgaaaaggAGGAAGTATTTGTTGGTGGAACTAATCGAGGGGATCGAGAAGGGTTTTGTGGAAAGACTGTTTAACTtgtctgtttggccaagctttatCCAAAATctatttattttgattttttgtagaagttttttttttttttttggagcgtagccgtttgtgtttggctaatgaTTTACAAAAGCATTTTGTCAATATTAAAGCAGTGATTTGTGTTTGGTCAATGTTCCAAAAGTGCTTCTTAGCTTCTAAAAAACCGCTACCGCTACTCAGAAGCATTTATCATGTTCTTAACAACTTGATCAACAACAGCAACATACCCAATTtcatcccacaagtggggtctgagaAAGATAGTGTGTATGCAGCTTTACTCCTACCTTTGTGAAGGTAGAGAGATTGTTTTCAATAGATTCTCAGCTCAAGTTTAAGTACCTCAACTTTCTAAAATAAACACTTATAAGAAAAATATAAttaaagtttggccaaacatgcTACATAATTATAAATGAcggtgaaaaataaaagaaattaaaaaagaaaaaataaattaagaaaaaaacaaaatgacacatgtatatatgtagatatttTCGTTAAAGGCGTATCAGGATTTTAATATATAATTATATGATGGATTCAAC
Above is a genomic segment from Lycium barbarum isolate Lr01 chromosome 12, ASM1917538v2, whole genome shotgun sequence containing:
- the LOC132623518 gene encoding glutaredoxin-C9-like, whose translation is MRRTISNRNLFSLSAATNSGSMSSSSAAASGSMSSSAATTAGIMSSSSATAAGGTTSRETQPPSETNNNVVNGHTSAVKLIKENAVVVVATRGCYMCLVVKNLLQDLGVNTTVFEVDEADKAAVLEELSEIEGREDSNNDDPAELPAVFVGGKLLGGVAKVMNTHISGGLLPMLREAGALWL